The nucleotide window TACCCCATAGCCGTATATAGATTTATACTAAAAACCAAAGTGCGGGTGAACATTGTCATCTCTTAACATTTGCTCTTGAACTTCCTTTGAGCTTTAAGGTCCACCACAATCACAGATATATTGTCTTTGCTACCTTTTTGAAGAGCCATCGTCGAGAGATACTCTGCTGCTGCTTGTGCAGCAGGATCAACTCCTTGGCCCCTTTCCGGCAGAGGATTAGTCCCATTCTTTTTGTGCCATAGCAGAATTCGTCGTCTAGCTACTTCACAAGCTTCCTCATTTGACATGACATCCCACAACCCGTCACTAGCTAAAACTAGGCATTCGTCTTCTCTGGCTCGTGGTACAAACATAATTTCTGGTTCGGGTATAATCCATGGTTTCAAGTATCTGTCACCTGAGGATAAAAAAAGGGGTATACACGAATAAAAAATTGACTACCAAAATGATGAATATGCATTGTGATTATCAGACATCGCATAAGGTGGCAACCATTTCCACAAACAAATCAAGTTTTGTTTGGTAGAAATTGTGACGATAATCAGGATTCAAGAGCATAATTTGACTCAACAGGATGATATGGAAGAGACTGCAGAACGACATGACACCTTGACATATACTCAATATAAAAATCAAGTCAAACATTTACTCTTaatgacgacacaaatcaagttAGACATACTTTCGAGATTGCAGAGGTAGGGCCATAGAAGGATAAATGTCTTTGCTCATTCCCAAATTGTATTCCTAGATTTTATTGATCACGGGAGTACTTACTGATGGCAATCAGAGAAATGCCTGTTTATACTGTTATATACGTTTCTATGAGATGTTCCCAAAAATTTCCTTATGTTATCCTGTCCACTAGAAGTGAGAATTTGGAAAGGCAAAAACAACTACTACTACGCCTCAATCCCAAGCTAAGTTGGGGTCGGCGATATGAATCCTCACTATCCATGAGGCTCTACTTAGATCCAACCcgatatttaaaaaatttaagttcTCTAGACTAGTTTTCCCTACGTTTTCTACTGGCATAATAATCTCTGACAAGAAGACACCTAGGCAACATTGAACCTAAAATAACATAACAAAGCGCAGAAAACATCTTCTGTAACAGCAGCTGTCTTCTAACTTGGGCAATAATAGCTGAATCTCAGCTTTAGCATGCATAATCTGATGTACATTCCCTAAAAATCCCACAAATTCTCTTTTTTATGGATACTACCATGAAATTTCTACCAAGTCACATTTCACCATACTACATTTACCAATGTTTTTTGcagtaaatctcatttttatcttcagttccttatttctttgtgttttttttcttttattgattgTTTCCCAGAGAATTCAATTTGTCTAGTTCCTGAAAAGTGTTAGTTAGACCTACAAATGCTTAGACTCAATGCATACTTAGCTTAAAAAAATGGGGCACAATGGACGAGAAAGATCCATATAGGTAATTGGAGTAGTTGGGAATAGGTTTTAGACTTTGCATTGCACAACCCTCGCCGCGAAATTTTCTACAACTTTCCGACACGTTTGCCTACTTCGGCACCataaaaccttaaattccttgacgaaattttacggggccttacaatttaTTTTGGTAATGATGATGATATGAGTGGAGCTCAATGACGGAATGACGATTCATATCGCagaccccaacttgtttgggactgaggcatATTTGTTGCTGCTGAAAAGTTTTAGTTCAAGTTTGACGGAACTAATAATCAGCGATGCTACATCTCAATCTCTTTACAGATCAAATAGTAAGCATTTCTCTGTAACTAGAACTCAAAGCCATGCAGAACAGCTTAAATAGAGGATTAAATGTAGAGAGTATCTCCAACAAAAACCAGATGAAGAGCTCAGTCGGCATATATAATGACCTAAGGTCAGGAGCCAATGTAGTTTATTAATTCAAATGCAAACTAGTCATCATTTGTCATAGTTATAGACTAACAGGACCATGTGTGATCACTAAGGAGCATTTTGGATTATGGTGAAGCAAATAGAATTCTCCAAATTTAACGGACTGTCAAGACGAGAAGGTAGCCGTCTGATGGAAGCCAAAGAAAACAGGTATCAAACAAATCCATTGCACAGCACAGCATCAGTAGATAATACTCAATATATGCAAGCTGAAAGTTTTAGTAGACCAACCAATAGATCTTGACATTGCAAGGACGCCAAAAACACGATGTCCATTCCACTGAATGACCTTGCCACCAGATGCTTCAATTCTAGCATACTCATCTTCTCTGCTTGGCTGGTAAAAGAATACAAGGTAAAAGAGTGAGATGGTAATGGATCAACCACATTCTTTCCTGCCAGAATAAGACAAGCGTGTatgtgaaaaaaaagaaaaagaaaagggagaagAAGGAGACAAAAGGTAATGCTAAATGTGTGATTTACTTTATGATCAATTGACAGTGCCATTGCTTCTTTGCCACGATAAAGGACTGCTCTTGAATCCCCACAATTAGAAACTACAATATGAGATGAACATATCACCGCTACAACCGCAGTGGACCCCACAGTTTCCGGGGCAATAGGTTCAGAGGCGCAGCTAGTGGTATCTATGTTGTCTTCACCGGGATCACTGTTCACTTTCCCCCCAACTTCATCGTCAACCTTGAGAAAGCAACTAGTAAAGACCTTCTCCCACTGCACCTGACGTGTGTCCTTTGCACTCCCGTCCACCATATCATCTTTGAAAAGTTTTAACTCCTCAACTAATGCTAAATGAATGCGTTTGCAGCAATAATCCGCAACCTGCATGACAAAACAGCAGTCAGTTATATTAAACTTAGTTCTCATTAAGTCGACTTGATGAGGATTTAAACTGA belongs to Nicotiana tabacum cultivar K326 chromosome 6, ASM71507v2, whole genome shotgun sequence and includes:
- the LOC107772321 gene encoding protein phosphatase 2C 16 isoform X2 translates to MKAEVGRVPFCGPLQTVLGAENGLIVSDSIIQGNEEDEILSVGEDPCVINGEELLPLGASSELSLPIAVEIEGIDNGQILAKVISLEERSFERKISNLSAVAAIPDDEITTGPTLKASVVALPLPSENEPVKESVKSVFELECVPLWGSVSICGKRPEMEDALMVVPNFMKIPIKMFIGDRVIDGLSQRLSHLTSHFYGVYDGHGGSQVADYCCKRIHLALVEELKLFKDDMVDGSAKDTRQVQWEKVFTSCFLKVDDEVGGKVNSDPGEDNIDTTSCASEPIAPETVGSTAVVAVICSSHIVVSNCGDSRAVLYRGKEAMALSIDHKPSREDEYARIEASGGKVIQWNGHRVFGVLAMSRSIGDRYLKPWIIPEPEIMFVPRAREDECLVLASDGLWDVMSNEEACEVARRRILLWHKKNGTNPLPERGQGVDPAAQAAAEYLSTMALQKGSKDNISVIVVDLKAQRKFKSKC